Sequence from the Fundidesulfovibrio soli genome:
CACGGGGCGCACGAAGCGCAGCCCGGGCAGCCGCCTGAACAGACGCAGCTGCAGGTCCGGCCAGAGGCCGAAGCCCACCTTCACGCCCCCTGGCCCCACGGCCCGCCTGGGGAAGGCGAAGGAGGCGCACTGCCCCTGCGCGACCAACCCGGGCAGCAGGGCCGCCAGGGCCTGGTCCAGGCGCTCGTCGGCGTCGAGCATGAGCACCCAGTCCGTGCGGCAGGCGGCCAGCAGCCGGTTGCGCTGGGCCGCGAAGTCCGCGCCCAGGGGGTGGGCCAGGTGGCGCACCGGGATGGGCGCGCCCGAGAGATGCGCCGGGGGCTCCGGGGCGTCCCAGAGGGCCACTGCCTCGCACGCGGCGCCGGGCAGGGCCGCGAAGAAGCCTTCCAGGTCCGGCTCGCCGGGATGGAGGATGGCCGCCACGCCGAGCGAGGGTCGTCCGGCCGGGGCGGCTGGAATTTCCAGGGGGGAATAGGCGGCGTGCAGGCGCTGCACCGCCTTGAAGCGGGCCTTGGCGGTGGGGTCGGCCACCTCGGGGTTGAGCAGGCACGCGGCCCGCCCCGGGACCAACCCGGCGGAGAAGAGCATCCAGGCTAGGGCCGTCTCCGAGGCGTCGGCCAGCAGCCAGACCTCACGGTCCGTGACGGGTTCCAGGGCCGCCGCATGGGCCGGGTAGAGCTCGCACACGCTCAGGCCCACGCCCCCGGGCAGGCGGGAGCGGATGTCCGCCAGCGCCGCCCCAGCGCCCGCGCCCAGCAGCACGCAGTGCCCGGCCCGAGCGGCCTGGCGCAGGCCCGCGTCCAGCGATCCAGGGCGGTACGGCCCCACGGCGTAATCTTGGGGCTGCCCGGCCAGGCGGAAGGAGAGCGCCTGGGCGGTGTAGGGGGCGAAGGGGTCCATCAGCGCCGCCCCAGCAGCTCGAGGTAGAGGAGGCCCAGGCTCTCGGCCACAAGCTGCGCCCGGTAGTTGGCCGCCACCTTGGCGCGCCCGGCTTGGCCCATGCGCCGGGCCTGGTCCGGGTTGTCCCAGAGCCAGCGCAGCGCGGCGGCGTATTCCTCGGCCGTGGAGGCCACCAGCCCGGTGACGCCGTGCTCCACCAGGTCCAGGTGGGCGTTGTCGCGGTCGCCCTGGGCCGGATGGGTGACCACCGGCAGCCCGCAGGCCATGGCCTCGGCGATGGCCATGCCGAAGGATTCGCCCGTGTCGCAACCGTGGGCGAACGCCGCGCAGCGGCCAAAAAGCTCTGCAAGATCCTCGTCGCTCTCCACCTGGGGCAGCAGCTCCACGTTGGCCCCAAGGCCCTGGGTGCGGATGAAGTCCTCGAACTCGGGGGTGGCCCCAAGCACCCGGAAGACGAAATCCGGGGCCATTCGTCTCAGGTGGGGCAGCATCTCGAAACTCAGGCGCGACCATTTGCCCGGGTCCGGGCGGGAGACGCGCACGGCCGCCCTTTGGGAAAGATCCGGCCCGGGGCAGCGGGCGGCGAAAAGGTCCGTGTCGATGGGGTTGGGCAGCACGCCGTATTTCGCCGGGTCCACCTGCGGGCCGTGGTGCGCCAGCAGGCGATGCAGGCAGAACGGCGAGACCAGCAGGTGCATGTCCACCACGGCCCCGCCGGGGCTGGCGTCCAGGCGGCCGAAGACGTTGGTCTCCACCACGAGGCGGGGGCGGAAACGCTTGAGCGGGGTCGTGAGTTCGGGTTCGGGCCAGCCCGCGCGGTGCAGATGCACCACGTCCGGCTTGAGATGCAGGAGGGCCTGGTAGAGGTCGCCGCCCAGGATCACCGGAATCCCGGCGGCCTTGAGCATGCCGCGGCGGGGGCCG
This genomic interval carries:
- a CDS encoding glycosyltransferase family 4 protein, which produces MRHEPPVRVLHVVKSLGLGGTEKAMQLLAANLDRSVFAPFALSAEDGPRRGMLKAAGIPVILGGDLYQALLHLKPDVVHLHRAGWPEPELTTPLKRFRPRLVVETNVFGRLDASPGGAVVDMHLLVSPFCLHRLLAHHGPQVDPAKYGVLPNPIDTDLFAARCPGPDLSQRAAVRVSRPDPGKWSRLSFEMLPHLRRMAPDFVFRVLGATPEFEDFIRTQGLGANVELLPQVESDEDLAELFGRCAAFAHGCDTGESFGMAIAEAMACGLPVVTHPAQGDRDNAHLDLVEHGVTGLVASTAEEYAAALRWLWDNPDQARRMGQAGRAKVAANYRAQLVAESLGLLYLELLGRR